A genomic stretch from Nocardia wallacei includes:
- a CDS encoding CoA-acylating methylmalonate-semialdehyde dehydrogenase, translated as MRTIAHWIDGKPFEGTGPATAPVTNPATGVVTGQVALADTADVRVAVAAAAAAFPGWRDTSLSRRTQILFRFRELLSERREKLAALITAEHGKVTPDALGEVTRGLEVVEFACGIPHLLKGGFTENASTKVDIFSIRQPLGPVAIISPFNFPAMVPMWFFPVAIAAGNTVVLKPSEKDPSASLWLARLWTEAGLPDGVFNVVQGAKAAVDGLLDDPDIKAVSFVGSTPVARYVYERGTAAGKRVQALGGAKNHMVVLPDADLDLAADAAVNAGFGSAGERCMAISVVVAVGEVADALVSRITERARTIRTGDGTRGTDMGPLVTREHRDRVVGYVAKGEAEGARVVLDGRGVEPDGAADGFWLGPTILDHVRPEMSVYTDEIFGPVLSIVRTTSYEEALALINANPYGNGTAIFTNDGGAARRFHTEVEVGMVGINVPIPVPMAYYSFGGWKSSLFGDSHAHGSDGVHFYTRTKAVTTRWLDPSHGGLNLGFPQND; from the coding sequence ATGCGGACCATCGCCCACTGGATCGACGGCAAACCGTTCGAGGGCACCGGCCCAGCGACAGCGCCGGTGACGAATCCGGCCACCGGTGTCGTCACCGGACAGGTCGCCCTCGCCGATACCGCCGATGTGCGCGTGGCGGTGGCGGCCGCGGCAGCGGCGTTCCCGGGCTGGCGGGACACCTCGCTGAGCCGGCGCACGCAGATCCTGTTCCGCTTCCGCGAGTTGCTCAGCGAACGCCGCGAGAAACTGGCCGCCCTGATCACCGCCGAGCACGGGAAGGTCACCCCGGACGCGCTGGGAGAGGTCACTCGCGGGCTCGAGGTGGTCGAGTTCGCCTGCGGCATACCGCATCTGCTCAAAGGCGGGTTCACCGAGAACGCCTCGACCAAGGTGGACATCTTCTCCATCCGGCAGCCGCTGGGGCCGGTGGCGATCATCTCGCCGTTCAACTTTCCCGCCATGGTGCCGATGTGGTTCTTCCCGGTCGCGATCGCGGCGGGAAACACGGTGGTGCTCAAGCCGAGTGAGAAGGATCCGTCGGCGTCGCTGTGGCTGGCGCGGCTGTGGACCGAGGCCGGGCTGCCGGACGGCGTGTTCAACGTGGTGCAGGGCGCCAAAGCGGCCGTCGACGGACTGCTGGACGACCCGGACATCAAGGCGGTGTCGTTCGTCGGTTCCACCCCTGTCGCCCGGTACGTCTACGAGCGCGGCACCGCCGCCGGTAAGCGGGTGCAGGCTCTGGGTGGCGCGAAGAACCACATGGTCGTGCTGCCGGACGCCGACCTGGATCTCGCCGCGGACGCCGCCGTCAACGCCGGTTTCGGCTCCGCGGGCGAGCGCTGCATGGCGATCAGCGTGGTGGTGGCCGTGGGCGAGGTCGCCGACGCCCTGGTATCGCGAATCACCGAGCGCGCCCGCACCATCCGCACCGGCGACGGCACGCGCGGCACCGATATGGGCCCGCTGGTCACCCGGGAGCACCGCGACCGGGTCGTGGGATACGTGGCGAAGGGCGAAGCCGAGGGCGCGCGCGTGGTGCTCGACGGGCGCGGCGTCGAACCGGACGGCGCGGCAGACGGATTCTGGCTCGGCCCGACGATTCTCGACCATGTGCGTCCCGAGATGAGCGTGTACACCGACGAGATCTTCGGCCCGGTGCTCTCGATCGTGCGAACCACCAGCTACGAGGAGGCGCTGGCGCTGATCAACGCCAATCCCTACGGCAACGGCACCGCCATCTTCACCAACGACGGTGGCGCGGCGCGGCGCTTCCACACCGAGGTGGAGGTGGGCATGGTCGGCATCAACGTGCCGATCCCGGTTCCCATGGCGTACTACAGTTTCGGCGGCTGGAAGTCGTCGCTGTTCGGCGATTCGCACGCGCACGGCAGCGACGGCGTGCACTTCTACACCCGTACCAAGGCGGTCACCACCCGCTGGCTCGACCCCAGCCACGGCGGCCTGAATCTCGGTTTCCCCCAGAATGATTGA
- a CDS encoding PucR family transcriptional regulator, whose translation MLPTVADILDMPVVRAGRPEVVGGGAALHRPVRWVHVSELAEVAELLAGRELVLTTGRPLAEGPDASVAYLETLAAVGVSGLVVELGGTVAELAPPIAATADRLGLPVIALHRVTRFVAVTEAVHRVIVADQYAELEFAHSVHETFTALSVRRASLAEIVHTAAELLDASVVLEDLAHRVLASSARHGTTAALLDDWEATSRLLTEDWTVVPVGPHPQRWGRLILRSRHTSPTRACLVLERAAQTLALHRMIERDRFGPHRQAQTGLLEDLVSGRLGDEREAVARAAALGLARRARYVPVAVHVAALAEPDPVARQRRGAALLDAVGHGLGLAKATALATADDQQVTLVLAVGRTADLDARLADVCTAVTTEVRRVEGVQRVAAGVGADSESLLDTARELAHAGHVAEVALSLRPAAPRAFYRAGDVRLRGLLSLLRHEPGVQNFAETELGALLRHDLRHGGELTALLRQFLDLAGNKTELARRANISRPTLYDRLARIERILGVNLDDGETRTSLHAALLIRDLITHPGDDRAIVAPA comes from the coding sequence ATGCTTCCGACTGTCGCCGACATTCTCGACATGCCTGTCGTGCGGGCCGGGCGGCCCGAGGTGGTCGGCGGGGGCGCTGCGCTGCATCGGCCGGTGCGGTGGGTGCATGTCAGCGAGCTTGCGGAAGTGGCGGAGCTGTTGGCCGGACGTGAGCTGGTGCTCACTACCGGCCGGCCACTGGCCGAGGGCCCGGATGCCTCGGTCGCGTACCTGGAAACGCTTGCGGCGGTGGGTGTTTCGGGGCTGGTGGTCGAGCTCGGCGGCACCGTGGCGGAGTTGGCGCCGCCGATCGCCGCCACCGCCGACCGGCTGGGGTTGCCGGTGATCGCACTGCATCGGGTCACCCGGTTCGTGGCGGTGACCGAGGCGGTGCACCGGGTGATCGTGGCCGACCAGTACGCCGAACTGGAGTTCGCGCACTCGGTGCACGAGACCTTCACCGCGCTGAGTGTGCGGCGCGCGTCGCTGGCGGAGATCGTGCACACCGCCGCCGAACTGCTGGACGCCTCGGTGGTCCTGGAGGATCTGGCGCATCGGGTACTGGCCTCGAGTGCCCGGCACGGCACCACCGCGGCGCTGCTCGACGACTGGGAAGCCACCTCGCGACTGCTCACCGAGGACTGGACCGTCGTCCCCGTCGGCCCGCACCCGCAGCGCTGGGGCCGCCTGATCCTGCGCTCCCGGCACACCTCGCCCACGCGGGCCTGCCTGGTCCTCGAGCGCGCCGCGCAAACGCTCGCCCTGCATCGGATGATCGAGCGGGACCGCTTCGGGCCGCACCGGCAGGCGCAGACGGGGCTCCTCGAGGATCTGGTCAGCGGGCGACTCGGTGACGAACGCGAGGCGGTGGCACGCGCGGCGGCGCTCGGGCTGGCCCGCCGCGCCCGCTACGTTCCGGTCGCCGTTCACGTTGCGGCGCTCGCCGAACCGGATCCCGTCGCCCGGCAGCGGCGCGGCGCGGCGCTGCTCGACGCGGTCGGGCACGGGCTCGGCCTGGCCAAGGCGACCGCGCTGGCGACCGCCGACGACCAGCAGGTGACCCTCGTCCTGGCCGTCGGGCGCACCGCCGACCTCGACGCTCGGCTGGCCGATGTGTGCACCGCGGTGACCACCGAGGTTCGTCGCGTCGAGGGTGTGCAGCGGGTGGCCGCCGGGGTCGGCGCCGACTCCGAGTCGCTTCTGGACACCGCGCGCGAACTGGCCCACGCCGGCCATGTGGCCGAGGTGGCGCTGTCGCTGCGTCCGGCCGCACCGCGTGCGTTCTACCGTGCCGGGGACGTCCGGCTGCGCGGGCTGCTGTCGCTGCTGCGCCACGAGCCCGGCGTGCAGAACTTCGCCGAGACCGAACTGGGTGCCCTGCTCCGGCACGACCTCCGCCACGGCGGCGAGCTCACCGCGCTGCTACGACAGTTCCTCGACTTGGCCGGCAACAAGACCGAACTGGCCCGCCGCGCGAACATCAGCCGCCCCACCCTCTACGACCGCCTGGCCCGCATCGAGCGCATCCTCGGCGTGAACCTCGACGACGGCGAGACCCGCACCTCCCTCCACGCCGCTCTCCTCATCCGTGACCTGATCACCCACCCCGGCGACGACCGAGCCATTGTCGCCCCGGCGTAA
- a CDS encoding ankyrin repeat domain-containing protein, translating to MESEGVDPELIELATKVFDLARSGDAATLTAYLEAGVPANLTNDRGDTLLMLAAYHGHLEAVSALLDHGADPNRPNDKGQTPAAGAVFKGEDDILRALLAAGADPDAGTPSARDAATMFGKTHLLDLFG from the coding sequence ATGGAGAGCGAAGGCGTGGACCCGGAGCTGATCGAACTGGCGACGAAGGTATTCGACCTCGCCAGAAGCGGCGACGCCGCGACCCTGACCGCCTACCTGGAAGCCGGAGTCCCGGCGAACCTCACCAACGACCGCGGCGACACCCTGCTCATGCTCGCCGCCTACCACGGCCACCTCGAGGCGGTATCGGCCCTGCTCGACCACGGCGCCGACCCCAACCGGCCCAACGACAAGGGCCAAACCCCCGCCGCGGGCGCGGTTTTCAAGGGCGAGGACGACATCCTGCGCGCCCTGCTCGCCGCGGGCGCCGATCCCGACGCGGGCACCCCGTCCGCCCGCGACGCGGCCACCATGTTCGGCAAGACCCACCTCCTCGACCTGTTCGGCTGA
- a CDS encoding dihydrodipicolinate reductase yields the protein MIPTIVWGTGNVGRAAVRAVTAHPALELCGVLVHDPGKAGRDAGELAGLDRPLGVAATVDIEATLAARPRAVVYAASGDIRPDDALADIVRALRAGAVVVTPALYAFYDHRSAPPEARERVLAAIADGGGSLFVSGVDPGWGNDVLPLLIAGLGSEVESIRCQEIFDYTTYDQPDSVRYLVGMGQPMDYQPPMLAPGVPTMVWGGQIRLLARALGAELDEIRETLDRRPLDTTVHTERMGAFEAGTQGAVRFEVQGLVGGAPRLIIEHVTRIHPACAPDWPTPPTGDGAHRVIVEGRPRIEVTVEATDEDGNRSAGGNATAVGRLVGAIDWLAAAEPGLYDALDVPLRPAAGLLGRRHP from the coding sequence ATGATCCCCACGATCGTCTGGGGCACGGGCAATGTCGGCCGTGCCGCCGTGCGGGCGGTGACCGCCCATCCGGCCCTCGAGCTGTGCGGTGTGCTGGTCCACGATCCCGGCAAGGCCGGGCGGGACGCCGGTGAGCTCGCGGGCCTCGACCGCCCGCTCGGCGTCGCCGCCACTGTCGACATCGAGGCGACGCTGGCGGCCCGGCCGCGCGCGGTGGTCTACGCCGCCTCCGGCGACATCCGCCCCGACGACGCCCTCGCCGACATCGTCCGGGCCCTCCGCGCGGGCGCGGTCGTCGTGACTCCCGCGCTGTACGCGTTCTACGACCACCGCAGCGCCCCGCCGGAGGCACGCGAGCGGGTGCTGGCCGCGATCGCGGACGGCGGGGGCTCGCTGTTCGTCTCCGGCGTCGACCCGGGCTGGGGCAACGATGTGCTGCCGTTGCTGATCGCGGGGCTGGGCAGCGAGGTCGAGAGCATTCGCTGCCAGGAGATCTTCGACTACACCACCTACGACCAGCCCGACTCGGTCCGCTACCTGGTCGGCATGGGCCAGCCGATGGACTACCAGCCGCCGATGCTGGCGCCGGGCGTGCCGACCATGGTGTGGGGCGGGCAGATTCGCCTGCTCGCCCGCGCGCTGGGCGCCGAGCTCGACGAGATCCGCGAGACCCTGGACCGCCGCCCGCTCGACACGACGGTGCACACCGAGCGCATGGGCGCGTTCGAGGCGGGCACCCAGGGTGCGGTGCGGTTCGAGGTGCAGGGCCTCGTCGGCGGCGCGCCGCGGCTGATCATCGAGCACGTCACCCGCATCCACCCGGCCTGCGCGCCCGACTGGCCCACACCGCCGACCGGTGACGGCGCCCACCGGGTGATCGTCGAGGGCCGTCCGCGCATCGAGGTGACCGTCGAGGCCACCGACGAGGACGGCAACCGCTCGGCCGGCGGCAATGCCACCGCGGTCGGCCGCCTGGTCGGCGCGATCGATTGGCTGGCCGCCGCCGAACCCGGACTGTACGACGCGCTCGACGTGCCGCTGCGCCCGGCGGCGGGGCTGCTCGGAAGGAGACACCCGTGA
- a CDS encoding carboxymuconolactone decarboxylase family protein: MIIDVPEGRDPIEYVWGELVPGIGPAASKFALAVYSHSTLGLREFEAARLRIAQLNGCLFCQDWRTERDGVKVEPEFADAVTDWRTTDLFDERTRLAAEYAERYALDHHNLDDEFWSRMLAEYTQREAVELTMCLGSWLGFGRLNHVFGLDAVCVLPSHRDSGQL; encoded by the coding sequence GTGATCATCGATGTGCCCGAGGGCCGCGACCCCATCGAGTACGTGTGGGGTGAGCTGGTACCCGGAATCGGTCCGGCCGCTTCGAAATTCGCGCTCGCGGTCTATTCGCACAGCACACTGGGGCTGCGCGAGTTCGAGGCCGCCCGGTTGCGCATCGCGCAGCTCAACGGCTGCCTGTTCTGCCAGGACTGGCGCACCGAGCGCGACGGCGTGAAGGTCGAACCGGAGTTCGCCGACGCGGTGACCGACTGGCGCACAACGGATCTGTTCGACGAGCGCACCCGGCTCGCCGCCGAGTACGCCGAGCGCTACGCCCTGGACCACCACAATCTCGATGACGAGTTCTGGTCGCGCATGCTGGCCGAGTACACCCAGCGCGAGGCCGTGGAACTCACCATGTGCCTGGGCTCGTGGCTCGGCTTCGGCCGCCTCAATCACGTGTTCGGCCTGGACGCGGTGTGCGTGCTGCCGAGCCACCGCGACAGCGGTCAGTTGTAG
- a CDS encoding three-helix bundle dimerization domain-containing protein codes for MGVRSAPDDKAAREEKALRELTNRLVETYTGNHSQERVESAVGAARSRFEGTSVRDFVPILVERLARRDLDGPPDVPAENAAAGDLSQPVEPAATGSSGVRSLLPPPWAGRRLALPVAALAVVVAVAAAVGLGGSSTDSPVAATASLTTVSGVVGSEKAAFFTDPQVVDVLARHGLRVEVDRAGSRQIATTVDLGNYDFAFPSSVPAAERILRQRNTTAQYTPFSSPMTIATFRPIADLLTRAGVVRPGPVPTFDMNRYLDLTQRGTQWDQLPGNTEYPVRKSLLISTTDPRTSNSAAMYLAAAAYVANDNSIVRGRTAEEFVVSKVSRLFTRQGFTDSSSEGPFAEYLSAGMGPTPMVWSYEAQFVEAGVQGRLQPDMTLLYPSPTVLSRHTLVPLTSDGDRIGRLLSTDPDLQRLAAEHGFRPNDGAQFAKVVADHRVPVASNVVDVVDTPAYNTLEHLLDGIAESYN; via the coding sequence GTGGGTGTCCGTTCCGCCCCCGATGACAAGGCCGCCCGTGAAGAGAAAGCGCTGCGCGAGCTGACGAATCGTCTAGTCGAAACCTATACCGGCAACCATTCCCAGGAGCGGGTGGAAAGCGCGGTGGGCGCGGCCAGAAGCCGATTCGAGGGCACCTCGGTGCGGGATTTCGTGCCGATTCTGGTGGAACGACTGGCCCGGCGCGATCTGGACGGCCCGCCGGATGTTCCGGCGGAAAACGCTGCGGCCGGAGACCTTTCACAGCCGGTCGAGCCTGCCGCCACCGGCAGTTCCGGCGTGCGGTCACTGCTGCCGCCACCGTGGGCCGGGCGGCGACTGGCGCTTCCGGTCGCGGCGCTGGCGGTCGTGGTGGCCGTCGCGGCCGCGGTCGGGCTGGGTGGTTCGTCCACCGACTCGCCGGTCGCCGCCACCGCGTCGCTGACGACGGTCAGCGGTGTGGTGGGGTCGGAGAAGGCGGCGTTCTTCACCGACCCGCAGGTCGTGGATGTGCTGGCCCGCCACGGCCTGCGCGTCGAGGTGGACCGGGCCGGGTCCCGCCAGATCGCCACCACGGTCGATCTCGGCAACTACGACTTCGCCTTCCCGTCGAGCGTGCCCGCGGCGGAACGCATTCTGCGCCAGCGCAATACCACCGCCCAGTACACCCCGTTCTCCTCGCCCATGACGATCGCGACCTTCCGGCCGATCGCGGACCTGCTGACCCGCGCCGGCGTCGTGCGGCCCGGCCCGGTGCCCACCTTCGACATGAACCGCTACCTGGATCTCACCCAGCGCGGCACGCAGTGGGATCAGTTGCCGGGCAATACCGAATACCCGGTGCGCAAGAGCCTGCTCATCTCCACCACCGACCCGCGCACCTCCAATTCGGCGGCGATGTATCTGGCCGCGGCGGCCTACGTCGCCAACGACAACTCGATCGTGCGCGGTCGCACCGCCGAGGAATTCGTGGTTTCCAAGGTGTCGCGGCTGTTCACCCGGCAGGGCTTCACCGACAGTTCCAGCGAGGGCCCGTTCGCCGAATACCTCTCCGCCGGAATGGGTCCCACGCCGATGGTGTGGAGTTACGAGGCGCAGTTCGTCGAGGCGGGGGTGCAGGGCCGGTTGCAGCCGGACATGACCCTGCTGTACCCGTCGCCGACGGTGCTGTCCCGGCACACCCTGGTTCCACTGACGTCCGACGGTGACCGCATCGGCCGGCTGCTCTCGACCGATCCCGACTTGCAGCGCCTGGCCGCCGAGCACGGGTTCCGGCCCAACGACGGCGCTCAGTTCGCGAAAGTCGTTGCCGACCACCGGGTTCCGGTGGCGAGCAATGTGGTGGACGTGGTCGACACCCCGGCCTACAACACCCTCGAGCACCTGCTCGACGGCATCGCGGAGTCCTACAACTGA
- the yaaA gene encoding peroxide stress protein YaaA: MLVILPPSETKSDGGALGPLDLDALSLPQLTAVRDKLVTELVELSADPAAARKALALGKGAESEIARNAALRTSPTRPALERYTGVLYDALDARSFTKAQRAKAQARLAIGSALFGVVRAGDPIPAYRLSGGSKLPGLPTLSSLWKPVLGPALRAETTGQLVVDLRSGTYQQLGRIPGAVTATVLTERPDGTRAVVSHFNKHHKGLLARALVCGRGEPSDIRGLARVAEKAGLRVEIASSAELLVLT; encoded by the coding sequence GTGCTGGTGATCCTGCCTCCCTCCGAAACCAAGTCCGACGGTGGTGCGCTCGGCCCGCTGGACCTCGACGCGCTGTCGTTGCCGCAGCTCACCGCGGTGCGGGACAAGCTGGTCACCGAATTGGTGGAACTGTCGGCGGATCCCGCGGCCGCCCGCAAGGCGCTGGCGCTGGGCAAGGGCGCCGAATCGGAGATCGCCCGCAACGCCGCGCTGCGCACCTCCCCCACCCGCCCGGCGCTGGAACGCTACACCGGGGTCCTCTACGACGCGCTCGACGCCCGGTCGTTCACCAAGGCGCAGCGGGCGAAGGCGCAGGCCCGGCTGGCGATCGGGTCGGCGCTGTTCGGTGTGGTCCGCGCCGGTGACCCGATTCCCGCGTATCGCTTGTCGGGCGGCTCGAAACTTCCTGGGCTGCCGACACTTTCGTCGCTGTGGAAGCCGGTGCTGGGCCCGGCGCTGCGCGCGGAGACCACCGGGCAGCTGGTGGTGGACCTGCGCTCGGGCACCTATCAGCAGCTGGGCCGCATCCCCGGCGCCGTCACCGCGACCGTGCTCACCGAGCGGCCGGACGGCACGCGCGCGGTGGTCAGCCATTTCAACAAACATCACAAGGGCCTGCTGGCGCGGGCGCTGGTATGCGGACGCGGTGAACCCAGCGACATCCGGGGCCTGGCCCGGGTCGCCGAGAAGGCGGGGCTGCGCGTGGAAATCGCGTCGTCCGCCGAGCTTCTCGTACTCACCTGA
- a CDS encoding proline--tRNA ligase: MITRLSHLFLRTLRDDPADAEVPSHKLLVRAGYVRRVAPGVYSWLPLGLKVLRKVENVVREEMNAIGAQEISLPALLPREPYETTNRWTEYGDGLFRLRDRKQADYLLGPTHEELFALTVKGEYNSYKDLPVTLYQIQTKYRDEERPRAGILRGREFVMKDSYSFDLDEAGLAASYQAHRDAYRRIFERLGVDYVIVAATSGAMGGSASEEFLAASEVGEDTYVVCRESGYAANVEAVVTPAPPEIPIAGQPAAEVHDTPGTPTIATLVDWANSAGIGERLGRPVTAADTLKNVMVKLRHPDGKTEILGVGVPGDREVDAKRLGAALEPAEVELLGEADFAANPFLVKGYIGPKALRANGIRYLVDPRVVSGTSWITGADAPGKHVVGLVAGRDFTPDGTIEAAEVRDGDPSPDGQGVLRAARGIEIGHIFQLGYKYTDAFEVDVLGENGKPVRLVMGSYGIGVSRMVAVLAEQLHDEKGLRWPREVAPFQVHVVIANKDEGARAGAEQVAAELDAAGLEVLLDDRTASPGVKFKDAELLGMPLVLVVGRGWADGKVELRDRLAGTSAEVPAADAVPAVLALARA, encoded by the coding sequence GTGATCACCCGTCTCTCCCACCTGTTCCTGCGCACCCTGCGCGACGATCCCGCCGACGCCGAGGTGCCCAGCCACAAGTTGCTGGTCCGCGCCGGGTACGTCCGTCGCGTCGCGCCGGGCGTCTACTCCTGGCTGCCGCTGGGCCTGAAGGTGCTACGCAAGGTCGAGAACGTGGTGCGCGAGGAGATGAACGCCATCGGCGCCCAGGAGATCTCGCTGCCGGCGCTGCTGCCGCGCGAGCCCTACGAGACGACCAACCGGTGGACCGAGTACGGCGACGGCCTGTTCCGGCTGCGGGACCGCAAGCAGGCCGACTACCTGCTCGGCCCCACCCACGAGGAGCTGTTCGCGCTCACCGTGAAGGGTGAGTACAACTCGTACAAGGATCTGCCCGTCACGCTCTATCAGATTCAGACCAAGTACCGCGACGAGGAGCGGCCGCGCGCCGGCATTCTGCGCGGGCGCGAGTTCGTCATGAAGGACTCCTACTCCTTCGATCTGGACGAGGCCGGACTGGCGGCCAGCTACCAGGCGCACCGCGACGCCTATCGGCGCATCTTCGAGCGGCTCGGGGTCGACTACGTGATCGTCGCGGCGACGTCGGGCGCCATGGGCGGCAGCGCGTCGGAGGAGTTCCTGGCCGCCAGCGAGGTCGGCGAGGACACCTACGTCGTGTGCCGCGAATCCGGGTACGCCGCCAATGTCGAGGCCGTGGTCACACCCGCGCCGCCGGAGATCCCGATCGCGGGGCAGCCCGCGGCCGAAGTGCACGACACCCCCGGCACGCCCACCATCGCCACGCTCGTCGACTGGGCGAACTCCGCGGGTATCGGCGAGCGGCTGGGCCGCCCGGTGACCGCCGCCGACACCCTCAAGAACGTGATGGTGAAGCTGCGCCACCCCGACGGCAAGACCGAGATCCTCGGTGTCGGCGTCCCGGGCGATCGCGAGGTCGACGCCAAGCGCCTCGGCGCCGCGCTCGAGCCTGCCGAGGTGGAACTGCTCGGCGAGGCGGACTTCGCGGCCAACCCGTTCCTGGTCAAGGGCTACATCGGCCCGAAGGCGCTGCGGGCCAACGGGATTCGCTATCTAGTCGACCCGCGGGTGGTGTCCGGAACCTCGTGGATCACCGGCGCCGACGCGCCCGGTAAGCATGTGGTGGGCCTGGTCGCCGGGCGCGATTTCACGCCCGACGGGACCATCGAGGCCGCCGAGGTGCGCGACGGCGATCCGTCACCGGACGGGCAGGGCGTGCTGCGCGCCGCGCGCGGCATCGAGATCGGCCACATCTTCCAGCTCGGCTACAAGTACACCGACGCGTTCGAGGTCGATGTGCTGGGCGAGAACGGCAAGCCGGTGCGTCTGGTCATGGGCTCCTACGGCATCGGCGTCTCGCGCATGGTCGCGGTGCTCGCCGAACAGTTGCACGACGAGAAGGGCCTGCGCTGGCCGCGCGAGGTAGCGCCGTTCCAGGTGCACGTCGTCATCGCCAACAAGGACGAGGGCGCCCGCGCCGGCGCCGAACAGGTCGCCGCCGAACTCGACGCCGCCGGACTGGAAGTCCTCCTCGACGACCGCACCGCCTCCCCGGGCGTGAAGTTCAAGGACGCCGAACTTCTCGGCATGCCCCTGGTCCTGGTCGTCGGCCGCGGCTGGGCCGACGGCAAGGTCGAACTCCGCGACCGCCTCGCCGGAACCAGCGCCGAAGTCCCCGCCGCCGACGCCGTCCCAGCGGTCCTGGCCTTGGCCCGCGCCTGA
- a CDS encoding ferritin-like domain-containing protein has product MSGQDQQALTDALSAEYAAVYAYGVIAAYAAAERNQVVAEFTAAHRARRDATADILKSLGANVPAPAAAYPPPFTVNDPIPAAKLAVTVESETAVAWRSVVERATSPDIRRTGADALTECALRLTTWQAILGTNPPTIPFPGKP; this is encoded by the coding sequence ATGAGTGGTCAGGACCAGCAGGCGCTCACCGATGCGTTGAGCGCCGAGTACGCGGCGGTATATGCCTACGGGGTGATCGCGGCCTACGCCGCGGCGGAGCGCAATCAGGTGGTCGCCGAGTTCACCGCGGCCCATCGTGCGCGCCGCGACGCGACCGCGGACATCTTGAAGTCGCTCGGCGCGAATGTTCCGGCGCCCGCCGCGGCCTACCCGCCGCCGTTCACCGTGAACGACCCGATCCCCGCAGCGAAGCTGGCGGTCACGGTGGAATCCGAAACCGCCGTCGCCTGGCGTTCGGTCGTGGAACGCGCCACCTCCCCCGACATCCGCCGCACCGGCGCCGACGCCCTCACCGAATGCGCCCTCCGCCTCACCACCTGGCAAGCCATCCTGGGCACGAACCCGCCGACGATCCCCTTCCCCGGCAAGCCCTGA
- the rimP gene encoding ribosome maturation factor RimP — protein MPMPTEERVRQLVAGPVERRGFDLEGVSIAATGQARVTVTVDGDEAIDLDTVAELSAEISELLDTAGDFGETPYLLEVTTPGVDRPLTAPRHWRRARGRKVRVTMRPGVPGPENEHRFDARVGASTDSEVALVLGGKRKPHRVTVPLADIAEAVVQVEFSAPGAAELELAGGVVPGRPEPGIRTEDQGALHSVASTEGIVE, from the coding sequence ATGCCGATGCCGACCGAGGAAAGGGTGCGCCAGCTCGTAGCTGGACCCGTCGAGCGCCGAGGATTCGACCTCGAGGGCGTGTCGATCGCGGCCACCGGTCAGGCGCGGGTGACGGTGACCGTGGACGGCGACGAGGCCATCGACCTGGACACCGTCGCGGAATTGAGTGCGGAGATCTCCGAGCTGCTCGACACGGCCGGCGATTTCGGTGAGACCCCGTATCTGCTGGAGGTCACCACGCCCGGTGTCGATCGTCCGCTCACCGCCCCCCGGCACTGGCGTCGCGCCCGCGGCCGCAAGGTGCGGGTGACCATGCGCCCCGGCGTGCCCGGCCCGGAGAACGAGCACAGATTCGACGCGCGGGTGGGCGCGTCCACCGATTCCGAGGTGGCGCTGGTACTCGGCGGAAAGCGAAAACCGCACCGCGTCACCGTGCCGCTCGCGGATATCGCCGAGGCCGTCGTCCAGGTGGAATTCTCCGCCCCCGGCGCGGCGGAGCTGGAATTGGCGGGAGGAGTGGTGCCGGGCCGTCCCGAGCCGGGCATCCGGACAGAAGATCAGGGAGCACTCCACTCAGTAGCGTCGACCGAAGGGATCGTGGAATGA